Genomic DNA from Shouchella patagoniensis:
TTTGCGGTTTCTCCAGTAATTGCAGGGCTTCTTTTTATCTTATTATATGGTGTACATGGTTTTTTTGGCGAATGGCTGCAAGCAAATGGGTTTCAGGTTATTTTTGCTTTACCAGGAATTGTACTTGCTACAATGTTTGTTACTTTACCATTTATTGTTCGTGAATTGATTCCTTTGATGGAGGCGCAAGGTTCAGAAGCAGAAGAAGCTTCTGTTACCCTTGGTGCAAGTGGGTGGAGTACATTCCTCCGTGTAACACTTCCTTCAATTAAATGGGGATTATTATACGGAGTAATCTTATGTAGTGCTCGAGCGATTGGTGAGTTTGGAGCTGTTTCAGTTGTTTCTGGGAGAATTCGTGGTATGACAAATACAATGCCTTTGCATGTAGAAATTCTTTATAACGAGTATCAGTTTGCGGCTTCCTTTGCCGTGGCAGCATTAATGTCGTTATTTGCACTCGTTACGATCGGAGTGAAGCAATGGGTTGAGTCGAGGCAGAGAGGAGGAAGCAATCAATGACAATTGAGATCAAAGGTATTCATAAAACGTTTGGTTCAACAGCGGTCTTAAAAGATGTTGATTTAATGGTTGAGCAAGGTGAGTTGCTTGCCTTACTTGGTCCGTCCGGTTCTGGAAAAACGACGTTACTACGTATGATTGCTGGTCTTGAAACAGCTAATACCGGGCAAATCATGATCAAGGACCGAGACGTTACAAATGTATCGCCACGTGAACGAAAAGTAGGTTTTGTTTTTCAACATTACGCATTGTTTGCTCATATGACGGTAGAAGCAAATATTGCTTATGGATTAAATGTCCAGAAGCGAAGTTTGCGTCCAACGAAAGAGAAAATAAAGGAAACCGTTGATGAGCTAATTAAGCTTGTTAAACTTGATGGACTTCAGACTCGTTATCCCTCTGAACTTTCAGGAGGCCAGAGACAACGTGTTGCATTGGCACGTGCGTTAGCCATTAAACCAGATGTATTATTACTTGATGAGCCTTTTGGTGCTCTTGATGCTCAAGTACGAAAAGAATTGCGCCGATGGTTACGCACGCTTCATAAACAAACCGGTATTACAACAGTATTTGTTACCCATGATCAAGAAGAAGCATTAGATGTTGCTGATAAAATTGTTGTCATGCGAGATGGTGAAGTTGAACAAGTCGGTACGCCCATTCATGTATACGATGAACCAGAGACACCGTTTGTTTATCAATTTCTTGGTAATGCGAATCGTTTTACTGGGGTCACTCACGCAGGCAAATTACAAGTAGGTGAAGCGAATTGGGAACTATCTTCTACGATAGAAGAACAAGAGGTGGTCGGATTCGCGCGTCCTCATGAAATTGCTTTATCAAAAACCTATCGAGATGGCGCAGACTTAAAAGTCACGATCCAGTCGGTTCACCCAGTCGGGCCAATTGT
This window encodes:
- the cysW gene encoding sulfate ABC transporter permease subunit CysW, translating into MLRQKTWISYVLITIAFLFLTAFLFLPLIVIFTGAFAQGIDVFWAAITEPAARSAIQLTLIVVAITVPLHTLFGLSAAWVLTKFQFKGRQLLITLIEIPFAVSPVIAGLLFILLYGVHGFFGEWLQANGFQVIFALPGIVLATMFVTLPFIVRELIPLMEAQGSEAEEASVTLGASGWSTFLRVTLPSIKWGLLYGVILCSARAIGEFGAVSVVSGRIRGMTNTMPLHVEILYNEYQFAASFAVAALMSLFALVTIGVKQWVESRQRGGSNQ
- a CDS encoding sulfate/molybdate ABC transporter ATP-binding protein — encoded protein: MTIEIKGIHKTFGSTAVLKDVDLMVEQGELLALLGPSGSGKTTLLRMIAGLETANTGQIMIKDRDVTNVSPRERKVGFVFQHYALFAHMTVEANIAYGLNVQKRSLRPTKEKIKETVDELIKLVKLDGLQTRYPSELSGGQRQRVALARALAIKPDVLLLDEPFGALDAQVRKELRRWLRTLHKQTGITTVFVTHDQEEALDVADKIVVMRDGEVEQVGTPIHVYDEPETPFVYQFLGNANRFTGVTHAGKLQVGEANWELSSTIEEQEVVGFARPHEIALSKTYRDGADLKVTIQSVHPVGPIVFIEAIREGAEEPIEIQLPKKVFKELNLQEHEEAYIRPEKLGVFQVGEYVI